One Streptomyces sp. NBC_00523 genomic region harbors:
- a CDS encoding helix-turn-helix transcriptional regulator, with translation MPHSDAFDDDCAIAYQHAVTHGRYTRHGVAEALGISLEEAAQIEKKLQTLSLLHPTPGEPGTFVPVSPDAAAADLVGPTETQIRELQQAVTDVRTRMRALEPTYFESRQRRNQAEAFDIISDIGVLQSMLNDWGARCRTEVLTAQPGGPRPSHFLDNARPLTLTRLARGVTVRHLYQHTVRSDLATTAYVRVVTAAGGEVRTTDELIDRIVIYDREIVFLPEQNVDGRAPGAVVVREPALVAFLYKVYEHLWTAATSFSPGAEEPTAVTDDLKRSIVRLMAQGHKDEVVARRLGMSVRTCRRYISQIMEELESTSRFQAGVSAAASGMLDDPNGMT, from the coding sequence TTGCCGCACTCCGATGCCTTCGACGACGACTGTGCGATTGCTTATCAGCACGCCGTCACCCATGGCCGGTACACGCGGCACGGAGTGGCCGAGGCCCTCGGGATCAGCCTCGAAGAGGCCGCCCAGATCGAGAAGAAGCTGCAGACCCTGAGCCTGCTCCACCCCACGCCCGGCGAGCCGGGCACCTTCGTCCCGGTCAGCCCCGACGCGGCCGCCGCCGACCTCGTCGGGCCCACCGAGACACAGATCCGTGAGCTCCAGCAGGCCGTCACCGACGTACGCACACGGATGCGGGCTCTGGAGCCCACGTACTTCGAGAGCCGCCAGCGCCGCAACCAGGCCGAGGCCTTCGACATCATCAGCGACATCGGCGTCCTGCAGTCGATGCTCAACGACTGGGGCGCCCGGTGCCGCACGGAGGTGCTCACCGCACAGCCCGGCGGCCCCAGACCCAGCCACTTCCTCGACAACGCGCGGCCGCTCACACTGACGCGCCTGGCGCGCGGGGTGACGGTGCGCCACCTCTACCAGCACACCGTGCGCAGCGATCTGGCGACCACCGCGTACGTACGGGTCGTGACGGCCGCCGGGGGCGAGGTCCGTACGACGGACGAGCTGATCGACCGCATCGTCATCTACGACCGGGAGATCGTCTTCCTCCCCGAGCAGAACGTGGACGGACGCGCCCCGGGGGCGGTCGTGGTCCGCGAGCCGGCGCTCGTGGCCTTCCTCTACAAGGTGTACGAGCACCTGTGGACGGCCGCCACGTCCTTCTCACCGGGGGCCGAGGAGCCCACGGCCGTGACCGATGACCTGAAACGATCGATCGTCAGGCTGATGGCCCAGGGGCACAAGGACGAGGTGGTGGCGCGACGACTGGGCATGTCGGTACGGACCTGCCGGCGCTACATCTCCCAGATCATGGAGGAACTGGAGTCCACCAGCCGGTTCCAGGCGGGCGTGAGCGCAGCCGCGAGCGGGATGCTCGACGACCCCAACGGCATGACGTAA
- a CDS encoding AfsA-related hotdog domain-containing protein encodes MRSPAVRHLIHRPRSWQHPVPAVPDTEEEFVLVCEFPAGNAQGRRFHELLDVVGAVQEAAEFIGRCHFAVNPDRVAVFYRFGLWADDIAALHSRVPDGRLDVRLSVRPDKVVDGVPRVLEFRMAIRIDGSPCGAGEASLVFLAPGVHTNHRRHSRAALLAACGTAGGGGAPAPAGSPVDPADIGYGDPRDVLLRNPGTADGRLSVDVVLPPPVDGEVPARVLLEAARQVSLYTAVRAHGLAAGRITLASLRAHFRGYAEPDLPLRCAAVWEPLGKDGRGRRLAPVSLSLIQADRAILETTTSVVEDL; translated from the coding sequence ATGCGGAGTCCCGCAGTCCGTCATCTGATCCACCGGCCGAGGTCGTGGCAGCATCCGGTACCGGCCGTACCTGACACCGAGGAGGAGTTCGTCCTGGTCTGTGAGTTCCCCGCCGGGAACGCACAGGGGCGGCGCTTCCATGAGCTGCTGGACGTGGTCGGTGCGGTCCAGGAGGCCGCCGAGTTCATCGGGCGCTGCCACTTCGCCGTGAACCCCGACCGCGTGGCGGTCTTCTACCGCTTCGGGCTGTGGGCGGACGACATCGCGGCCCTGCACAGCCGGGTGCCGGACGGACGGCTCGACGTCCGGCTGAGCGTACGCCCGGACAAGGTCGTGGACGGCGTGCCGCGCGTTCTGGAGTTCCGCATGGCGATCCGGATCGACGGCAGTCCCTGCGGTGCCGGGGAAGCCAGCCTGGTCTTCCTGGCGCCCGGCGTGCACACCAACCACCGCCGCCACAGCCGCGCAGCGCTGCTCGCCGCCTGCGGCACGGCCGGCGGGGGCGGCGCGCCCGCCCCGGCGGGTTCTCCCGTCGACCCGGCCGACATCGGGTACGGGGACCCCCGTGACGTGCTGCTGCGCAACCCCGGTACGGCCGACGGGCGGCTCTCCGTCGACGTGGTGCTGCCCCCGCCCGTCGACGGGGAGGTCCCGGCGCGGGTCCTGCTGGAGGCCGCGCGGCAGGTGTCGCTGTACACCGCCGTGCGGGCGCACGGGCTGGCGGCCGGGCGGATCACGCTGGCCTCGCTGCGGGCGCACTTCCGGGGCTACGCGGAACCGGACCTGCCGCTGCGCTGCGCGGCGGTGTGGGAGCCGCTCGGCAAGGACGGAAGGGGGCGGCGACTGGCGCCGGTCTCCCTGAGCCTCATCCAGGCCGACAGGGCGATCCTGGAGACGACCACCTCAGTGGTCGAGGACCTGTGA
- a CDS encoding 4'-phosphopantetheinyl transferase family protein: MAIGDPLAVTVAGTNWTAVRTELAARGTALVHGRLDDWRPADPGGAALRATLGRDWVRYRDITHEEIRDQFAASRLLLKHAAAAALEAEPQDLELMYGPTGRPYLRGCDQIDISLSHTDDLLLVGLTTRGLVGVDAERSDRRIYSRGLDRHICTPHERLLVSELPEEERNPSLLRLWTLKEAYSKAIGQGMRFRFTEFGFGPDGRPTQVQRPDGTPGAGDEWSFRTCLLVSDGLEFCVSAAVYDAGLGRTVDAQITTMLDSDAVAALTEALEGEWSHDYWSQVLDH, from the coding sequence ATGGCCATCGGCGACCCCCTCGCCGTGACAGTGGCGGGTACCAACTGGACCGCCGTGCGCACCGAACTGGCGGCGCGCGGTACCGCGCTGGTGCACGGCCGCCTCGACGACTGGCGCCCCGCCGACCCCGGAGGGGCCGCGCTGCGCGCCACCCTCGGCCGGGACTGGGTCCGCTACCGGGACATCACGCACGAGGAGATACGCGACCAGTTCGCCGCCTCCCGCCTGTTGCTCAAACACGCCGCGGCCGCCGCGCTGGAGGCCGAGCCGCAGGACCTGGAACTGATGTACGGACCCACCGGCCGGCCGTACCTGCGCGGCTGCGACCAGATCGACATCAGCCTCAGCCACACCGACGACCTGCTGCTGGTCGGCCTGACCACGCGCGGCCTGGTCGGTGTGGACGCGGAGCGATCCGACCGGCGCATCTACAGCCGCGGGCTCGACCGGCACATCTGCACCCCGCACGAGCGGCTGCTCGTCTCCGAGCTGCCGGAGGAGGAGCGCAACCCGAGCCTGCTGCGGCTGTGGACGCTCAAGGAGGCGTACAGCAAGGCCATCGGGCAGGGCATGCGGTTCCGGTTCACCGAGTTCGGCTTCGGCCCCGACGGCCGGCCCACCCAGGTGCAGCGCCCGGACGGGACACCGGGAGCGGGCGACGAATGGTCCTTCCGGACATGTCTCCTCGTCAGCGACGGCCTGGAGTTCTGCGTCAGCGCCGCCGTCTACGACGCCGGGCTCGGCCGGACCGTGGACGCCCAGATCACCACCATGCTCGACTCCGACGCGGTGGCCGCGCTCACCGAGGCGCTGGAAGGGGAGTGGTCGCATGACTACTGGTCACAGGTCCTCGACCACTGA
- a CDS encoding acyl carrier protein encodes MDTTCNITDLPRFLTHVCEELGLDLTPQDAAADFDTLLDWDSVHLLRLVMLAERATGRPVPVARVLQARNLAEVHRLVVAP; translated from the coding sequence ATGGACACCACCTGCAACATCACTGATCTGCCCCGCTTCCTCACCCACGTCTGCGAGGAACTCGGTCTCGACCTGACCCCGCAGGATGCCGCCGCGGACTTCGACACCCTGCTGGACTGGGACTCGGTACACCTGCTGCGCCTGGTCATGCTCGCCGAGCGGGCCACCGGCCGGCCCGTCCCGGTCGCCCGGGTGCTCCAGGCCCGCAACCTCGCCGAGGTCCACCGTCTGGTGGTCGCCCCGTGA
- a CDS encoding HAD-IIIC family phosphatase, whose translation MTTPLEELRALHTTGRLAARYPRVRSLLAEITDDPSRTETDLLSELRRCGRVLASLRTEDVLAGHPATPVVTVAVTGHSTLAQLTDPLTAELARHGLLAHQVHGTHGAYLRDLTDPGGELRTARPDLTLCVMDADAVLGRLPLPWGPDDVETACAELAAHLTLVAEAHTAHGTGTLVLNTLPLPRHCAQQLVDQSGRARLGAVWREFNARLLRLTESHPALVVLDLDPVIASTGPAGDPRLALYTRSPFSDELFSAYARDAAHVLRSRSGLTKKCLVLDLDNTLWGGVLGEDGPDGIAPGGTLIGEPYRAVQRVAKQLAAQGVLLAVSSKNDPGPVRDVLAGHPDMTLRPADFVAVHAGWEPKDGSLHAIARRLGISADSLVFLDDSPAERVLIRRHLPGTAVVPLGTEPALHLHALLRDGWFDTPQITDDDTRRTVRYQEAAAREEFRGSTGSYEDYLAELRTEVTLSEPEPHEIRRLSQLSLRTNQFNLTGERVQADRVAAFHHTEGHQVLAVRVSDRFGDSGLVGALFLRREGNTLAVDNVFLSCRALARGIEDACLATVLAHARGQRLAAVRARYRPTPSNARVRGFYPSLGFTPEDGTDGDGIWFRHTLDALPPVPGHLTLDARLGGRVHGHHLQHH comes from the coding sequence GTGACCACACCGCTGGAGGAACTCCGCGCACTGCACACCACCGGGAGACTCGCCGCCCGCTATCCGCGGGTCCGCTCCCTGCTGGCCGAGATCACCGACGACCCGTCCCGGACGGAGACCGACCTGCTGTCCGAACTGCGCCGCTGCGGCCGCGTCCTGGCCTCCCTGCGCACCGAGGACGTCCTCGCCGGCCATCCGGCGACGCCCGTGGTCACCGTCGCCGTCACCGGCCACTCCACGCTGGCCCAGCTCACCGACCCGCTGACCGCCGAGCTTGCCCGGCACGGCCTGCTGGCCCACCAGGTCCACGGCACCCACGGTGCCTACCTGCGCGATCTCACCGACCCCGGCGGGGAGCTGCGCACCGCCCGCCCCGACCTCACCCTGTGCGTCATGGACGCCGACGCGGTCCTCGGCCGGCTCCCGCTGCCCTGGGGCCCCGACGACGTCGAGACCGCCTGCGCGGAACTCGCCGCCCACCTCACCCTCGTCGCCGAGGCGCACACCGCCCACGGCACCGGCACCCTGGTCCTCAACACCCTGCCGCTGCCCCGCCACTGCGCCCAGCAGCTCGTGGACCAGAGCGGGCGCGCCCGGCTGGGCGCGGTGTGGCGCGAGTTCAACGCCCGGCTGCTGCGCCTGACCGAGAGCCACCCCGCCCTCGTCGTCCTCGACCTCGACCCGGTCATCGCGTCCACGGGCCCGGCCGGCGATCCGCGACTGGCCCTCTACACCCGCTCGCCCTTCAGCGACGAGCTGTTCTCCGCCTACGCCCGCGACGCGGCCCACGTGCTGCGCTCCCGGTCCGGCCTGACCAAGAAGTGCCTCGTCCTCGACCTCGACAACACCCTGTGGGGCGGGGTCCTCGGCGAGGACGGGCCCGACGGCATCGCGCCGGGCGGCACCCTGATCGGGGAGCCGTACCGGGCCGTCCAGCGGGTGGCGAAACAACTCGCGGCCCAGGGGGTGCTGCTCGCCGTCAGCAGCAAGAACGACCCCGGCCCGGTCCGCGACGTGCTCGCCGGCCACCCCGACATGACCCTGCGCCCCGCGGACTTCGTCGCCGTCCACGCCGGCTGGGAGCCCAAGGACGGCAGCCTCCACGCCATCGCCCGGCGGCTGGGCATCTCCGCCGACTCCCTCGTCTTCCTCGACGACTCGCCCGCGGAGCGGGTCCTGATCCGCCGCCATCTGCCGGGCACCGCCGTCGTCCCGCTCGGCACCGAACCGGCCCTGCACCTGCACGCCCTGCTCCGGGACGGCTGGTTCGACACACCGCAGATCACCGACGACGACACCCGTCGCACCGTTCGCTACCAGGAGGCCGCCGCACGCGAGGAGTTCCGCGGGAGCACCGGATCCTACGAGGACTACCTGGCTGAGCTGCGTACCGAGGTCACCCTCTCCGAGCCCGAGCCGCACGAGATCCGCCGGCTCTCCCAGCTGTCGCTGCGCACCAACCAGTTCAACCTCACCGGCGAACGGGTCCAGGCCGACCGCGTCGCCGCCTTCCACCACACCGAGGGCCACCAGGTGCTCGCCGTCCGCGTCAGCGACCGCTTCGGCGACAGCGGCCTGGTCGGCGCGCTCTTCCTCCGCCGTGAGGGGAACACCCTGGCCGTGGACAACGTGTTCCTCAGCTGCCGGGCACTGGCCCGGGGCATCGAGGACGCCTGCCTGGCCACCGTACTGGCCCATGCCCGGGGTCAGCGCCTGGCCGCCGTGCGCGCCCGCTACCGGCCGACCCCCAGCAACGCGAGGGTGCGCGGCTTCTACCCGTCCCTCGGCTTCACACCGGAGGACGGAACGGACGGCGACGGCATCTGGTTCCGGCACACGCTGGACGCCCTGCCACCCGTACCGGGCCATCTGACACTCGACGCGCGACTCGGAGGGAGGGTCCATGGACACCACCTGCAACATCACTGA
- a CDS encoding 3-oxoacyl-ACP synthase III family protein yields MSRPTGTPVPAFHIAGTAAALPGPAVTNASLGKVFGISEEWIDLFVGTRTRHFGWDLGTGEVLHSLADLCAEAAGRALDASGFAASELDFLVLTTTTPDTLLPTTATQVADRLGLNYLPVYQIQAGCAGAVQALDLGRALIASGHRAGLVVGGDVTARFLDPTRGAATLPTQELINYVLFGDGAGAAVVSADPEGEAIGVRALLNCFTGQGRAPGQTIDWEGPARRDPDRRMLHEDYKAIEEGVPVMAGEILWQLLETTGWSSDTIDFLLPPQLSGRMTRRIVEDLALPGPREISCVAETGNTGNALPFVQLDRLVPELRPGDRALALVVESSKWIKAGLALEKEDAR; encoded by the coding sequence ATGAGCCGCCCCACGGGCACGCCCGTACCCGCCTTCCACATCGCCGGCACCGCCGCCGCCCTGCCCGGACCCGCCGTCACCAACGCCTCCCTCGGCAAGGTCTTCGGCATCAGCGAGGAGTGGATCGACCTCTTCGTGGGCACCCGCACCCGCCACTTCGGCTGGGACCTGGGCACCGGCGAGGTCCTGCACTCCCTGGCCGACCTGTGCGCCGAGGCCGCAGGCCGGGCGCTGGACGCGTCCGGATTCGCCGCCTCCGAACTCGACTTCCTGGTCCTCACCACCACCACCCCCGACACCCTGCTCCCGACCACGGCCACCCAGGTCGCGGACCGGCTCGGGCTCAACTACCTGCCCGTGTACCAGATCCAGGCGGGCTGTGCGGGCGCCGTCCAGGCCCTCGACCTCGGCCGCGCGCTGATCGCCTCCGGCCACCGGGCCGGACTCGTCGTCGGCGGGGACGTCACCGCACGCTTCCTCGACCCCACGCGCGGCGCCGCCACCCTGCCCACCCAGGAGCTCATCAACTACGTGCTGTTCGGCGACGGCGCGGGCGCGGCCGTCGTCAGCGCGGACCCGGAGGGCGAGGCCATCGGCGTACGGGCGCTGCTCAACTGCTTCACCGGGCAGGGCCGCGCCCCGGGCCAGACCATCGACTGGGAGGGGCCCGCCCGCCGGGACCCGGACCGCCGCATGCTCCACGAGGACTACAAGGCCATCGAGGAGGGCGTGCCCGTCATGGCGGGGGAGATCCTCTGGCAGCTGCTGGAGACCACCGGCTGGAGCTCCGACACGATCGACTTCCTGTTGCCGCCCCAGCTCTCCGGCCGGATGACCCGGCGCATCGTCGAGGATCTGGCGCTGCCCGGCCCCCGGGAGATCTCCTGCGTCGCCGAAACCGGAAACACCGGAAACGCCCTGCCGTTCGTCCAGCTCGACCGCCTCGTACCGGAGCTCCGCCCCGGAGACCGGGCCCTGGCCCTCGTCGTCGAGTCCAGCAAATGGATCAAGGCGGGTCTCGCCCTGGAGAAGGAGGACGCACGGTGA
- a CDS encoding type I polyketide synthase produces the protein MTGAGAVAVVGMDCVFPGAVGAESYWELLVRGGDSIGELPAGRREGTGFDASVRGGFIEDIATFDNDFFTVSPREAAAMDPQHRLLLQCAWRALEDSGQSPAALAGSDTGVFVGAMGSEWAQLHMSDHSRVTPQLGAGTSSCMAANRISYHLDLKGPSLAVDTACSSSLVAVHLAVNSLLAGECGTALAGGVNLVLTPALGRVYAQMGLAAPDGRCKPFSADADGIGRSDGAGTVVLRRLEDALADGQRVYAVIRGSAVNQDGRSNGVTAPNRWSQREVVAAAYRRAGVTPDRIRFIEAHGTGTALGDIIECAALGELHAVQRPEPCAIGSVKGNLGHTEGAAGIAGLIKVALALHHRLVPASRHAARENPQLRLAERGLSLLKAPLRLPAGEVLAGVSSFGMGGTNAHVVLAGAPRVRRAPARRTRTAAPVGVFTVSGNTPEALRRNLACQAEAVDRRPRGDAAALCWTSNQVKTGLGYRAAITARDTTELATALRAAADDAQLRAGIADRAWHPPAVGFLFSGQGVQEPGMTAGLYRDSAAYRRHLDEADAALAPHLGGSVRDLILGEDPAVHRTGWAQPALFAVGYALWRTLGDLGVHPDAVLGHSVGEFAAAVAAGALTLEDAVRLIAVRARLMEELPEGGGMLSVRADAAEAREVLGTLPPATRRTVAVAAVNGPGSTVLSGALEALDTVAAALRAAGIRSSRLRVSHAFHSPLTEPALDRFAESAAGVACAAPRIPFASTRYGRMLGDEPLDAAYWREQAREPVLFEAALDALMADLMPGVLIEIGPAPQLVQLAGRTGLPGGVRLLHPAPGIHAGGADLAETVAALYRCGLDPHWQELYEPAHRTVERLVPYAFATEHRYWHAPVPRAATMTAAPDPVAPGGPGAASSADAGTGAPAGPAAPAPRGPEDPVLGAVIAAVVEVGGYDPARVGHETRFYADLGFDSVMIMQLKDRVESKLPQTGSATVQQILPALRTVGSLAAFLGEWISVGATP, from the coding sequence GTGACGGGCGCGGGCGCGGTGGCCGTCGTCGGGATGGACTGCGTCTTCCCCGGCGCGGTCGGTGCCGAGAGCTACTGGGAGCTGCTCGTCCGCGGCGGCGACAGCATCGGCGAGCTGCCCGCCGGGCGGCGCGAGGGGACCGGCTTCGACGCCTCCGTGCGCGGAGGGTTCATCGAGGACATCGCCACCTTCGACAACGACTTCTTCACCGTCTCGCCCCGCGAGGCCGCGGCCATGGACCCGCAGCACCGGCTGCTCCTCCAGTGCGCGTGGCGGGCGCTGGAGGACTCCGGCCAGTCCCCGGCCGCCCTCGCCGGCAGCGACACGGGGGTCTTTGTCGGGGCGATGGGCAGCGAGTGGGCCCAGCTCCACATGTCCGACCACTCCCGGGTCACCCCGCAGCTCGGCGCCGGCACCAGCTCCTGCATGGCCGCCAACCGGATCTCGTACCACCTCGACCTCAAAGGCCCCAGCCTCGCCGTCGACACCGCCTGCTCCTCCTCCCTCGTCGCCGTGCACCTGGCCGTCAACTCCCTGCTGGCGGGGGAGTGCGGCACCGCGCTCGCCGGAGGCGTCAACCTCGTGCTGACCCCGGCCCTCGGCCGCGTCTACGCGCAGATGGGCCTGGCCGCCCCCGACGGCCGCTGCAAGCCCTTCAGCGCCGACGCGGACGGCATCGGGCGCAGTGACGGAGCGGGCACCGTCGTGCTGCGACGGCTGGAGGACGCGCTCGCCGACGGACAGCGCGTGTACGCCGTCATCCGGGGCTCCGCGGTCAACCAGGACGGCCGCAGCAACGGGGTCACCGCCCCCAACCGGTGGTCGCAGCGCGAGGTCGTCGCCGCCGCCTACCGGCGCGCCGGAGTCACCCCCGACCGCATCCGGTTCATCGAGGCCCACGGCACCGGCACCGCGCTCGGCGACATCATCGAGTGCGCCGCCCTCGGCGAACTCCACGCCGTGCAGCGCCCCGAGCCCTGCGCCATCGGCTCCGTCAAGGGCAACCTGGGGCACACGGAGGGCGCCGCCGGCATCGCCGGCCTCATCAAGGTCGCGCTCGCCCTGCACCACCGCCTCGTACCCGCCAGCCGCCACGCCGCCCGCGAGAACCCCCAGCTCCGGCTCGCCGAGCGCGGACTGAGCCTGCTCAAGGCGCCCCTGCGGCTCCCGGCCGGAGAAGTCCTCGCCGGAGTCAGCAGCTTCGGGATGGGCGGCACCAACGCCCACGTCGTCCTCGCCGGAGCTCCGCGGGTGCGCCGCGCACCCGCTCGCCGGACCCGTACCGCCGCCCCCGTCGGCGTGTTCACCGTCTCCGGCAACACCCCCGAGGCGCTGCGCCGCAACCTCGCCTGTCAGGCCGAGGCCGTCGACCGCCGACCGCGCGGCGACGCCGCCGCCCTGTGCTGGACCAGCAACCAGGTCAAGACCGGCCTGGGCTACCGGGCCGCGATCACCGCCCGCGACACCACGGAACTGGCGACCGCCCTGAGAGCGGCCGCCGACGATGCCCAGCTGCGGGCCGGTATCGCCGACCGGGCCTGGCACCCCCCGGCCGTCGGCTTCCTCTTCAGCGGCCAGGGCGTCCAGGAACCGGGCATGACCGCCGGTCTCTACCGCGACAGCGCCGCCTACCGCCGCCACCTCGATGAGGCCGACGCCGCACTCGCCCCGCACCTGGGCGGCTCGGTCCGCGACCTGATCCTCGGCGAGGACCCGGCCGTCCACCGCACCGGCTGGGCCCAGCCCGCCCTGTTCGCCGTCGGCTACGCGCTGTGGCGCACCCTGGGCGACCTCGGGGTCCACCCCGACGCCGTGCTCGGCCACAGCGTCGGCGAGTTCGCCGCGGCCGTCGCCGCCGGTGCGCTCACCCTGGAGGACGCCGTCCGGCTGATCGCCGTACGGGCCCGGCTGATGGAGGAACTCCCCGAAGGCGGCGGCATGCTCTCCGTGCGCGCGGACGCGGCCGAGGCACGGGAGGTGCTGGGGACCCTCCCGCCCGCCACCCGGCGCACGGTGGCCGTGGCCGCCGTCAACGGGCCCGGCAGCACGGTCCTGTCCGGTGCCCTGGAGGCACTCGACACCGTCGCCGCCGCACTGCGCGCGGCCGGTATCCGCAGCAGCCGGCTGCGCGTCTCGCACGCCTTCCACTCACCGCTGACCGAACCGGCCCTGGACCGGTTCGCCGAGTCCGCCGCCGGGGTCGCCTGCGCCGCCCCCCGCATCCCCTTCGCCTCCACCCGCTACGGGCGCATGCTCGGCGACGAGCCGCTGGACGCCGCGTACTGGCGGGAACAGGCCCGAGAACCGGTGCTGTTCGAAGCGGCACTGGACGCCCTGATGGCCGACCTGATGCCCGGGGTGCTGATCGAGATCGGCCCCGCCCCCCAGCTCGTCCAGCTCGCCGGCCGGACCGGACTGCCCGGGGGAGTCCGGCTGCTGCACCCCGCGCCCGGCATCCACGCGGGTGGCGCCGACCTCGCCGAGACCGTCGCCGCCCTCTACCGTTGCGGACTCGACCCGCACTGGCAGGAGCTGTACGAGCCCGCGCACCGCACCGTGGAGCGGCTGGTGCCGTACGCGTTCGCCACCGAGCACCGGTACTGGCACGCGCCGGTGCCCCGTGCCGCCACCATGACCGCGGCCCCGGACCCCGTTGCCCCCGGCGGGCCCGGGGCCGCATCCTCGGCCGACGCCGGTACCGGAGCTCCTGCCGGTCCGGCCGCCCCCGCGCCGCGCGGGCCCGAGGACCCCGTGCTCGGAGCCGTGATCGCCGCCGTCGTCGAGGTCGGCGGATACGACCCGGCCCGGGTCGGCCACGAGACCCGGTTCTACGCCGACCTCGGCTTCGACTCCGTGATGATCATGCAGCTCAAGGACCGCGTCGAATCGAAACTGCCGCAGACCGGCAGCGCCACCGTCCAGCAAATCCTCCCGGCCCTGCGGACGGTGGGCTCGCTCGCCGCGTTCCTCGGCGAGTGGATCAGCGTAGGAGCCACCCCATGA
- a CDS encoding acyl carrier protein, with amino-acid sequence MTLPAPPRSAAAPLYGWLTDRLAVYLDREPESIDPTVPLAVYGMDSVCALSLCGDVEDEFGIPVDPSMAWDHSTVAALAQHLASRGVRVPAGRTRP; translated from the coding sequence ATGACCCTGCCCGCGCCGCCGCGCAGCGCGGCTGCCCCGCTGTACGGGTGGCTGACCGACCGGCTCGCCGTTTACCTGGACCGGGAGCCCGAAAGCATCGACCCCACCGTTCCGCTCGCCGTGTACGGCATGGACTCGGTGTGCGCACTGAGCCTCTGCGGCGACGTGGAGGACGAGTTCGGCATCCCGGTCGACCCGTCCATGGCCTGGGACCACTCCACGGTGGCCGCACTGGCCCAGCACCTGGCCTCGCGCGGCGTCCGGGTCCCGGCCGGCCGGACGCGCCCGTGA